The following are encoded in a window of Mycolicibacterium crocinum genomic DNA:
- a CDS encoding alpha/beta fold hydrolase codes for MGSAAVFIHGIFSSQDVWQPLLTQLQQLPDVGERYAFPKFEYSSKKVVVNRMRRRPDLDALADWLRTFLEHQCREHDELVLVGHSQGGLVIQRFLARMLDDGRGHDLRRIRAVVLLACPNDGSDFMMSTRRTILRSRNVQELQLRPNSEPVKAAQARVLNQIVNAPYDSDRFCRIPFHVFYGLEDGVVPVASARGPFAEPRALPGDHSTILSATNPTSAVATVVRNILVDAVRKSLPPTEVTPDGEAVDVERGQLDLSSRHPPASRQATSHQVVVGEIPGLPPAFITRNTLTRLSQSLDRNPIAVVCALTGMRGVGKTQLAAAYARSKIVEGCGVVGWVNAETVGEMVTGLARIAERLNVADPKGDSAESARRLTEHLASRRVGDALLVFDNATDPDELKKYIPPVGTRVVITSTSRSFTELGTPIDVSEYTPEESIGYLTQRTGLDDQAGASRIAEELGHLPLALSSAAATIKARRLDYGAYFALLQERTVVEIMPRREGGGYPRSIAAALMMNVDAVVSSDPGGICSTVIGTIALLSPEGVPRTLLRGISDFTHASTGAIDDALAKCVDGSVLSWSFSGDAVIMHRLMARVLWERYRADGTFSSLASGVLDLIEPELFDSSEAWSRRNEGSWLVSHAEALWEALQEDDVS; via the coding sequence GTGGGCTCAGCCGCGGTCTTCATACACGGCATCTTCTCCTCCCAAGACGTATGGCAACCACTGCTGACTCAGCTGCAACAACTGCCGGACGTCGGCGAGAGATACGCGTTCCCGAAATTCGAGTACAGCTCCAAGAAGGTCGTTGTCAATCGCATGAGGCGCCGCCCAGACCTGGACGCGCTGGCAGACTGGCTGCGGACATTCTTGGAACACCAGTGCCGCGAACACGACGAGCTGGTGCTGGTCGGCCATAGCCAAGGCGGCCTTGTCATACAGCGCTTCCTTGCACGCATGCTCGACGACGGGCGCGGACACGATTTACGCCGCATACGCGCTGTGGTCCTACTGGCCTGCCCCAACGATGGTTCAGACTTCATGATGTCCACGCGGCGGACTATCTTGCGCTCACGCAACGTGCAAGAGCTGCAATTGCGGCCAAACTCCGAACCAGTCAAAGCAGCCCAAGCACGGGTGCTCAATCAGATAGTGAACGCGCCGTACGATTCAGATAGATTCTGCCGGATACCGTTCCACGTCTTCTACGGCCTCGAAGACGGCGTTGTGCCGGTGGCCTCGGCCAGAGGACCCTTCGCCGAGCCGCGGGCGCTCCCCGGAGACCACAGCACAATTCTTTCTGCTACCAACCCCACAAGCGCCGTCGCCACCGTTGTACGGAACATCCTCGTCGATGCTGTGCGGAAGTCGCTCCCACCCACTGAGGTGACCCCCGACGGCGAGGCGGTGGACGTCGAGAGAGGCCAACTTGACCTCAGTTCCCGCCATCCCCCAGCCTCGCGACAAGCGACGTCACATCAGGTCGTCGTAGGTGAGATTCCTGGACTGCCACCGGCATTCATCACAAGGAACACACTCACTCGGCTCTCGCAGTCCCTGGATCGGAATCCGATCGCCGTCGTGTGTGCCTTGACCGGTATGCGTGGCGTCGGGAAGACGCAACTTGCCGCCGCCTATGCCCGGTCGAAAATCGTCGAGGGCTGCGGTGTCGTGGGCTGGGTGAACGCCGAAACGGTAGGCGAGATGGTCACCGGACTAGCTCGGATCGCAGAACGGCTCAATGTCGCAGACCCCAAAGGAGATTCAGCCGAATCAGCCCGGCGGTTGACCGAACACCTGGCGAGCAGACGCGTCGGTGACGCTTTGCTGGTCTTCGACAACGCCACCGATCCCGATGAATTGAAGAAGTACATTCCACCAGTTGGCACCCGCGTGGTCATCACCAGTACGAGCCGGTCATTCACCGAGCTTGGAACGCCGATCGACGTGAGCGAATACACCCCGGAAGAGTCAATCGGCTACTTGACTCAGCGAACTGGGCTCGATGACCAGGCGGGCGCGTCGCGCATCGCCGAAGAACTCGGCCACCTGCCGCTCGCCCTTTCGTCGGCCGCCGCGACCATCAAGGCGCGACGGCTCGACTACGGTGCTTACTTCGCATTGCTGCAAGAACGGACGGTCGTCGAGATCATGCCCCGCCGCGAAGGAGGCGGCTACCCGCGTTCGATCGCGGCCGCTTTGATGATGAACGTCGATGCGGTGGTGTCCTCCGACCCGGGTGGCATATGCAGTACCGTCATCGGAACCATTGCCCTTTTGTCGCCCGAAGGTGTACCCCGAACTCTTCTGCGGGGCATCTCAGATTTCACTCACGCCTCAACCGGAGCCATAGACGATGCGTTAGCCAAATGCGTTGACGGCTCGGTGTTGTCGTGGTCTTTCAGCGGTGACGCGGTGATCATGCACCGACTTATGGCGCGGGTGCTCTGGGAACGGTATCGCGCAGATGGGACTTTTTCTTCCCTTGCGTCCGGTGTCTTGGACTTGATCGAACCTGAGCTGTTTGACTCGTCTGAGGCTTGGAGCCGCAGGAACGAGGGCTCGTGGCTTGTGTCTCACGCCGAAGCGCTCTGGGAGGCACTGCAGGAAGACGACGTGTCGTGA
- a CDS encoding tetratricopeptide repeat protein — MTAASQRALSARQWAVRQLIGAVDLTSAISLGERVAADTARLLGVDHPQSLSSRSDLARAYELAGRSDDAISLHESVVDDSQRVLGGDDPSRLAYRNNLADALEAAGRSDEAIAMYEAVLSGRIRVLGGDHPDTLTTRNNLADALESAGRLSDAIAMYEAVIADRTRLLGASHPDTLISRNNLASAHESAGMIDAAVTEFEKVVTDQRSVIGFDHPDTLATRNNLAYVYESAGRVDEAISLYEDVLADRIRVLGSDHPDTLITWNNLALGYLTAGRLDEAITANETLLVVRERVLGDRHPDTLTSRNNVAVAYQAASRLDEAIAILEPLVGIRAQVLGPAHPHTLRTRHNVANAYRLAKAPAKAVPMFLSTLADTERALGSDHPLIETIRENLALAEDALN; from the coding sequence GTGACCGCAGCTTCTCAGCGTGCGCTTTCGGCTCGGCAATGGGCCGTCCGCCAGCTGATCGGTGCGGTCGATCTGACCAGCGCTATCAGTCTTGGCGAGCGGGTCGCTGCTGATACTGCCCGACTCCTAGGCGTCGATCATCCCCAAAGCCTCAGTTCCCGAAGCGATCTCGCGCGGGCGTACGAATTAGCAGGACGCTCGGACGACGCGATTTCACTCCACGAATCGGTAGTCGATGACTCTCAGCGCGTCTTGGGAGGTGACGATCCGAGTAGGCTGGCATACCGTAACAACCTCGCTGACGCCCTGGAGGCTGCGGGCCGCTCCGACGAGGCGATCGCCATGTACGAGGCTGTCCTTTCCGGGCGTATCCGCGTGCTCGGTGGCGATCACCCCGATACCCTGACAACGCGCAACAATCTCGCTGATGCGCTCGAATCGGCCGGCCGACTAAGCGATGCGATCGCCATGTACGAGGCGGTGATCGCCGACCGAACACGGCTTCTCGGTGCCAGCCATCCCGACACACTCATATCCCGTAACAATCTCGCAAGCGCGCATGAATCCGCCGGCATGATCGACGCGGCAGTGACCGAGTTCGAAAAGGTCGTCACCGACCAGCGGTCAGTAATCGGATTCGACCACCCCGACACCCTCGCCACCCGAAACAACCTGGCCTACGTCTACGAATCCGCGGGCCGCGTCGATGAGGCCATCTCGTTGTACGAAGATGTCCTCGCTGATCGGATCCGCGTGCTCGGCAGTGATCATCCCGACACCCTCATAACGTGGAATAACCTCGCGCTCGGCTACTTAACGGCTGGTCGTCTCGACGAGGCCATTACAGCCAACGAGACGCTGCTCGTTGTCCGCGAGCGGGTGCTTGGCGACAGACACCCCGATACCCTGACTTCGCGCAACAACGTAGCCGTCGCTTATCAAGCGGCGAGTCGGTTGGACGAGGCCATCGCGATACTGGAACCACTTGTCGGTATCCGCGCCCAGGTCCTGGGACCCGCCCATCCGCACACCCTCCGCACTCGGCACAACGTCGCTAACGCCTACCGGCTGGCAAAAGCCCCGGCCAAAGCGGTCCCCATGTTCTTGTCGACGCTTGCCGACACCGAGCGGGCGCTAGGTTCTGATCACCCCCTGATTGAGACCATTCGGGAGAACCTCGCCCTAGCCGAGGATGCGCTGAATTGA
- a CDS encoding tetratricopeptide repeat protein, protein MLPNADDVVSSELIKRALAARHWAVRHLLEAENATRAIELGQRLVKDTERLLGTHHLDTIAARNTLAYAYESAGQLDVAIALFESNAEEHQQLLGSNHPRTLASVNNLAYAHQSAGHLDHAASLFESVLAGRTRILGRTHPATLRSRNNLAGAYMAAGKADEAIPLFASIAADRANVLGPDHPGTLRSRNNVAGAYREAGKLEQARALIEAVVADTSRVLGAEHPDTLTARHNLAAVHRSAHRTQHAIELFKSVLADRTRLLGPDHPDTVSSQENLAEAYEFQNSISRSITGIQETVAQTPGIPDT, encoded by the coding sequence GTGCTGCCGAACGCGGATGATGTCGTGTCGAGCGAGCTGATCAAGAGGGCGCTGGCCGCTCGCCATTGGGCGGTACGGCATCTACTCGAGGCCGAAAATGCCACCCGAGCAATAGAACTCGGGCAGCGCCTCGTTAAGGATACGGAACGGCTACTCGGCACCCACCACCTGGACACTATCGCCGCCCGCAACACCCTCGCCTACGCGTACGAATCAGCGGGTCAGCTCGATGTCGCAATTGCCCTGTTCGAGTCGAACGCAGAGGAACACCAGCAGCTACTGGGCAGTAATCATCCCCGGACCTTGGCCTCCGTCAACAACCTTGCCTACGCCCATCAATCTGCCGGTCACCTCGACCACGCCGCGAGCCTTTTCGAATCTGTCCTCGCCGGCCGCACACGAATTCTCGGCAGAACTCATCCCGCTACTCTTCGAAGCCGCAACAATCTCGCCGGCGCCTACATGGCGGCCGGGAAGGCAGATGAGGCTATCCCGCTGTTCGCATCGATCGCCGCCGACCGTGCGAACGTACTTGGCCCTGACCACCCAGGAACTCTGCGCAGTCGCAACAACGTCGCCGGAGCCTACCGCGAAGCCGGAAAGCTGGAACAGGCAAGGGCACTCATCGAAGCAGTCGTCGCCGATACGAGCCGAGTGCTGGGCGCTGAGCACCCTGACACACTGACCGCGCGACACAACCTGGCGGCCGTGCATCGCTCGGCGCACAGAACACAGCACGCCATCGAACTGTTCAAGAGTGTCCTCGCAGACCGCACCCGACTGCTGGGCCCCGACCACCCCGACACCGTCTCCTCCCAGGAAAACCTTGCCGAGGCTTATGAGTTCCAGAATTCCATCAGCAGATCGATCACAGGCATTCAGGAAACTGTCGCCCAGACGCCGGGCATACCTGACACCTAA
- a CDS encoding tyrosine-type recombinase/integrase, producing MEGVGEPRGRPEWFAAFLADRGTRKPSAHTMKAYRQDFDAIAALIAGSGSDLPAMALSDITTASMRGAFAQYAQTHEAASIQRCWSTWNVLCAFLFTCELIPANPMPMVGRPKIAKTLPKSLAPNTLKRLLDTLSEDREHRASDWVARDKAIILTSLLAGLRADELLRANIGDVRPADNNTAIIHVRGKGGKDRYLPIEAALVEVLEDYLDSRATRFPATVKRRSARGGRLSWWAPSAPLFVGPDGNRITRGTLQYRILRAFRRAGVDSDRARGALTHGLRHSFATELANSGVNVYQLMKLLGHESMATSQRYVTAAGAEIRAAAAQNPLYGLLEPPHTNNPTPAT from the coding sequence ATGGAAGGTGTCGGGGAACCCCGCGGGCGCCCCGAGTGGTTCGCGGCGTTTCTGGCCGACCGTGGCACCCGCAAACCGTCAGCACACACGATGAAGGCCTACCGCCAGGACTTCGACGCCATCGCCGCGCTCATCGCCGGAAGCGGCAGCGACCTGCCAGCAATGGCGTTGAGCGACATAACAACTGCAAGCATGCGCGGTGCATTCGCGCAGTACGCCCAAACTCACGAGGCGGCCTCGATCCAGCGGTGCTGGTCGACCTGGAACGTATTGTGCGCCTTCCTCTTCACCTGCGAACTCATTCCCGCTAATCCGATGCCGATGGTGGGCCGACCCAAGATCGCCAAGACACTGCCGAAAAGCCTTGCGCCGAACACGCTCAAACGGCTGCTCGATACTCTTAGCGAAGACCGCGAGCACCGCGCCAGCGACTGGGTGGCCCGCGATAAGGCGATCATCCTGACCTCTCTACTCGCGGGGCTTCGCGCCGACGAACTTCTCCGCGCGAACATCGGCGACGTCCGACCCGCCGATAACAACACCGCGATCATCCACGTCCGCGGCAAAGGCGGCAAAGACCGCTATCTGCCTATCGAAGCCGCGCTGGTCGAGGTTCTCGAGGACTACCTAGATAGTCGCGCGACCAGGTTCCCCGCCACGGTCAAGCGGCGTTCGGCCCGAGGGGGCCGCCTAAGCTGGTGGGCGCCATCCGCGCCGTTGTTCGTCGGGCCCGACGGCAACCGGATCACCCGCGGCACACTGCAATACCGAATCCTGCGAGCATTCCGCCGCGCTGGCGTCGACAGCGACAGAGCTCGGGGAGCCCTCACCCATGGACTAAGGCACAGCTTCGCCACCGAACTCGCCAACAGCGGCGTCAACGTCTACCAACTCATGAAGCTGCTCGGCCACGAATCCATGGCCACCTCACAACGCTACGTCACCGCCGCCGGCGCCGAGATCCGCGCAGCGGCAGCCCAAAACCCCCTCTACGGGCTCCTCGAACCACCCCACACAAATAACCCCACACCCGCCACGTGA
- a CDS encoding ATP-binding protein — MNSSGLGLAIVASIINAHNGKVEVESEPGRTEFRVELPVQGCQAVAQVQPSLSGG; from the coding sequence ATGAACAGCTCCGGCCTAGGACTGGCAATCGTCGCGTCAATCATCAATGCCCACAACGGCAAAGTAGAGGTCGAGTCCGAACCGGGCCGTACCGAGTTCCGAGTGGAACTCCCAGTCCAAGGATGTCAAGCCGTCGCGCAGGTTCAGCCAAGCCTATCCGGCGGCTGA
- a CDS encoding heavy metal translocating P-type ATPase → MTERDDIDRGRNANGQPAHQTLALELVDLLPGSDDRCAERLTHELAENTVVDKVHVIDRDTLKPRLCVHYDADAVTASEIQRHALQAAQTINTEYGHLRWAMVETEGVAPAQSAALIDRLSSTPGVVAAVVTRDSVEVEFQRTRVTAQELVDIIAAGPAPTPPASSATAFDDRHAGKADDHSEHEHSHGGIFGERSELIFAGLAGALLLVGWLLATFTDTPRPAELVVYSAAFFFGAFFTVQEAFASIRQGRFEIDFLMLISAAGAAALGEVPEGALLLFLFSVGHALEGYAMGRARRAIEALGELAPKTALVRRDGTGETVEVPVADLRIGDIVVVRPNMRLAADGFVVAGSSSVDQAPVTGESVPVDKKPVPDIAAAAATPDLVDSSARVFAGTINGAGALEIQVTRLAEDSTLARVVRLVAEAQTKTTSAQRFTDRFQRIFVPAVLVGVFLLLFTGVVVDEPFTATLYRALAVLVAASPCALAIATPSAVLSGVARAARAGILMKGGAALEALSRVDVLAFDKTGTLTQGRPRIADVIVAEGVDEVELLTIAVAVEEQSDHPLAAAIVRDGRERLAGATTPKATDVRALSGLGVVATVDGVEVRIGKSELFLDADPPPTSLAARIDGLKNAGRTTMLVRAGERWLGVIGLMDVPRPEASEVIQRLRGLGIRDTIMLSGDNQQVADAVAADVGVSYARGNLMPEDKVSEIAALEEQLGRVGMVGDGVNDAPAMARASVGIAMGAAGSDVALETADVALMADDLKALPFAVHLSRRSSRIIKQNLWASLGIVAVLIPATVMGLGIGPAVLIHEGSTLIVVANALRLLGLPMLSITSAGQSVETSGRSPNS, encoded by the coding sequence ATGACCGAGCGGGACGACATTGATCGCGGGCGCAACGCCAACGGACAGCCAGCGCACCAGACGCTGGCGCTGGAGCTTGTCGACTTGTTGCCGGGGAGCGATGATCGCTGCGCTGAGCGATTAACGCACGAACTGGCTGAAAACACGGTCGTCGACAAGGTGCATGTCATCGACCGAGACACGCTCAAGCCGCGCCTGTGTGTTCACTACGACGCGGATGCCGTGACGGCGTCAGAAATTCAACGGCATGCGCTGCAGGCGGCGCAGACCATCAACACCGAGTACGGCCACCTTCGTTGGGCGATGGTTGAGACGGAGGGTGTAGCCCCAGCGCAATCAGCCGCCCTCATCGACCGGCTGTCCTCCACGCCCGGTGTTGTGGCCGCGGTCGTCACCCGTGATTCAGTCGAGGTGGAATTCCAACGAACGCGAGTGACCGCTCAGGAACTCGTTGACATCATCGCTGCCGGGCCCGCACCGACACCGCCTGCGTCAAGCGCCACCGCGTTCGACGACCGCCATGCCGGGAAAGCGGACGACCACTCGGAACACGAGCATAGCCACGGCGGAATCTTCGGGGAGCGAAGCGAACTCATCTTTGCAGGACTTGCTGGAGCATTGTTATTGGTCGGGTGGCTGCTGGCCACATTCACCGATACGCCGCGCCCTGCTGAGTTGGTTGTTTATTCTGCGGCATTCTTCTTCGGGGCCTTCTTCACGGTTCAGGAGGCGTTCGCCAGCATCCGACAGGGACGCTTCGAGATCGACTTCTTGATGCTGATCTCCGCGGCCGGCGCGGCTGCACTTGGTGAAGTTCCCGAAGGCGCTCTGCTGCTCTTCTTATTCAGCGTAGGTCACGCGCTCGAGGGCTACGCGATGGGCCGAGCCCGCCGGGCCATCGAGGCCCTCGGGGAGCTTGCCCCGAAGACGGCATTAGTCCGACGTGATGGCACGGGCGAGACCGTGGAGGTGCCTGTGGCCGACCTCCGCATCGGTGACATCGTCGTCGTACGCCCCAACATGCGCCTCGCCGCAGACGGCTTTGTCGTTGCCGGTTCCAGCAGTGTCGATCAGGCCCCAGTGACTGGTGAGAGTGTTCCCGTCGACAAGAAACCGGTACCGGACATCGCGGCGGCTGCCGCGACGCCTGACCTCGTCGACTCGTCGGCTCGGGTGTTCGCCGGAACCATCAATGGTGCTGGTGCCCTTGAGATTCAGGTGACGCGTCTGGCCGAGGACTCCACGCTGGCCCGAGTGGTCAGACTGGTCGCCGAAGCGCAGACCAAGACAACGTCGGCACAGCGATTCACCGACCGGTTCCAACGGATCTTTGTGCCGGCGGTGCTGGTGGGCGTCTTCCTACTGCTGTTCACGGGAGTCGTCGTCGACGAGCCTTTCACGGCAACGCTCTACCGCGCGCTTGCGGTTCTCGTTGCCGCTAGTCCCTGCGCATTGGCGATTGCGACACCGAGTGCTGTGCTTTCGGGCGTCGCCCGCGCTGCGCGGGCCGGCATATTGATGAAGGGCGGGGCGGCACTTGAGGCGCTGAGCCGCGTTGACGTGCTGGCGTTCGACAAGACCGGAACCCTCACCCAGGGCCGACCGCGGATCGCGGATGTCATTGTGGCCGAGGGTGTCGACGAAGTCGAGCTGCTCACAATCGCAGTGGCGGTAGAGGAACAAAGCGATCATCCATTGGCGGCTGCCATCGTCCGCGATGGCCGCGAACGCCTAGCCGGGGCAACGACACCGAAGGCGACCGACGTACGCGCGCTGAGCGGCCTCGGCGTCGTCGCAACCGTCGACGGGGTAGAGGTTCGTATCGGAAAGAGCGAGCTCTTCCTTGATGCGGATCCGCCGCCTACATCCCTCGCGGCGCGGATCGACGGACTTAAGAACGCCGGTCGAACGACCATGCTCGTGCGGGCAGGCGAGCGCTGGCTGGGCGTGATCGGCCTGATGGACGTGCCACGCCCGGAGGCGTCAGAAGTCATCCAACGCCTGCGCGGACTCGGGATCCGCGACACCATCATGTTGTCCGGCGACAATCAGCAGGTGGCCGACGCAGTCGCGGCAGACGTCGGCGTTTCCTACGCTCGTGGCAACCTCATGCCCGAGGACAAAGTGTCCGAGATCGCCGCGCTGGAGGAGCAGCTCGGGCGGGTGGGCATGGTTGGCGATGGTGTCAATGATGCGCCCGCGATGGCGCGGGCAAGCGTGGGAATCGCAATGGGCGCAGCCGGATCCGACGTGGCATTGGAGACCGCCGATGTCGCCTTGATGGCAGACGATCTCAAAGCGCTGCCTTTCGCGGTACACCTCAGTCGGCGCTCCTCACGAATCATCAAACAGAATCTGTGGGCAAGCCTCGGCATCGTCGCGGTTCTGATCCCAGCCACGGTAATGGGCCTCGGAATCGGGCCCGCGGTCCTCATCCACGAGGGATCCACGCTGATCGTCGTCGCTAACGCGCTCCGGCTACTCGGACTACCCATGTTGTCGATTACATCCGCCGGGCAGAGCGTTGAGACTTCGGGACGATCGCCGAACTCCTAA
- the ctaD gene encoding aa3-type cytochrome oxidase subunit I: MVTEALPIGQLRARRPFPARMASKGNLIYKLVTTTDHKLIGMMYCVACFIFFFLGGLMALFMRAELTVPGMQFLSNEQYNQLFTMHGTVMLLFYATPIVFGFANLVLPLQIGAPDVAFPRLNALSFWLFLFGALIALAGFITPGGAADFGWTAYTPLSSAINTPGAGADLWILGLIVGGLGTILGAVNMVTTVVCMRAPGMTMFRMPIFTWNIFVTSILVLVAFPLLTAALFALAADRHLGAHIFDPANGGAILWQHLFWFFGHPEVYIIALPFFGIVSEIFPVFSRKPIFGYTTLIYATISIAALSVAVWAHHMYVTGAVLLPFFSFMTFLIAVPTGIKFFNWIGTMWKGRLTFETPMLFSIGFLVTFLLGGLSGVLLASPPIDFQVSDTYFVVAHFHYVLFGTIVFATYAGIYFWFPKMTGRLLDERLGKLHFWLTFIGFHTTFLVQHWLGNEGMPRRYADYLPSDGFETLNIVSTIGAFILGVSVLPFAWNVFKSWRYGEVVAVDDPWGYGNSLEWATSCPPPRHNFTELPRIRSERPAFELHYPHMIGRMRREAHVGRLHDPGNGN; encoded by the coding sequence GTGGTAACGGAAGCGCTGCCGATCGGACAATTACGGGCGCGCCGCCCATTTCCGGCTCGAATGGCCTCCAAGGGCAATCTGATCTACAAGCTGGTGACCACCACCGATCACAAGCTGATCGGCATGATGTACTGCGTCGCCTGCTTCATCTTCTTCTTTCTCGGCGGATTGATGGCGCTGTTCATGCGTGCCGAGCTAACCGTGCCGGGTATGCAGTTCCTGTCGAACGAGCAGTACAACCAGTTGTTTACGATGCATGGCACGGTGATGTTGCTGTTCTATGCGACGCCGATCGTGTTCGGGTTCGCGAACCTGGTTCTGCCGCTGCAGATCGGAGCGCCGGATGTGGCCTTTCCCCGGCTGAACGCATTGTCGTTCTGGCTGTTCTTATTTGGGGCGCTAATTGCGCTGGCCGGCTTCATTACTCCCGGTGGCGCGGCCGACTTCGGCTGGACTGCTTACACCCCACTGTCGAGCGCCATCAATACCCCGGGTGCGGGTGCCGATCTGTGGATTCTGGGGCTGATCGTCGGTGGTCTGGGCACCATTCTGGGCGCGGTCAACATGGTGACGACGGTGGTCTGCATGCGCGCCCCCGGCATGACGATGTTCCGGATGCCGATCTTCACCTGGAACATCTTCGTGACGTCGATCCTGGTGCTGGTGGCCTTCCCGCTGCTGACCGCCGCCCTGTTTGCGTTAGCTGCCGACCGTCACCTTGGCGCACACATTTTCGACCCCGCCAACGGTGGGGCGATCTTGTGGCAGCACCTGTTCTGGTTCTTCGGGCACCCCGAGGTGTACATCATCGCGCTGCCGTTCTTCGGCATCGTCTCGGAGATCTTCCCGGTGTTCTCGCGCAAGCCGATCTTCGGCTACACCACACTGATCTACGCCACGATCAGCATCGCGGCGCTGTCGGTGGCGGTGTGGGCGCACCACATGTACGTCACGGGCGCGGTGCTGCTGCCGTTCTTCAGCTTCATGACGTTCCTGATCGCGGTGCCCACCGGCATCAAGTTCTTCAACTGGATCGGCACGATGTGGAAGGGCCGGCTCACATTCGAGACACCGATGCTGTTCTCCATCGGCTTCCTGGTGACGTTCCTGCTCGGTGGTCTGTCGGGTGTGCTGCTGGCCAGCCCGCCGATCGACTTCCAGGTCAGCGATACCTATTTCGTGGTGGCGCACTTCCACTACGTGTTGTTCGGCACGATCGTGTTTGCGACCTACGCCGGGATCTACTTCTGGTTCCCGAAGATGACGGGCCGGCTGCTCGACGAGCGACTGGGCAAGCTGCACTTTTGGCTGACGTTCATCGGCTTCCACACCACGTTCCTGGTGCAGCACTGGCTGGGCAATGAGGGCATGCCGCGCCGCTACGCCGACTACCTGCCGTCGGACGGCTTCGAGACGCTGAATATCGTCTCGACGATCGGGGCGTTCATCCTGGGTGTGTCGGTGCTGCCGTTCGCCTGGAACGTCTTCAAGAGCTGGCGCTACGGCGAGGTCGTCGCCGTCGACGATCCGTGGGGCTACGGCAACTCGCTGGAGTGGGCCACCTCGTGCCCGCCGCCGCGGCACAACTTCACCGAGCTGCCCCGGATCCGTTCGGAGCGGCCCGCTTTCGAGCTGCATTACCCGCACATGATCGGGCGGATGCGCCGCGAAGCTCACGTCGGGCGTTTACATGATCCGGGCAACGGCAACTGA